A genomic window from Brassica oleracea var. oleracea cultivar TO1000 chromosome C8, BOL, whole genome shotgun sequence includes:
- the LOC106309963 gene encoding zinc-finger homeodomain protein 7, whose translation MEHGGKCNAIASKTKISTKTLEAKPHTKSYPKAKPGSDPTLPPFLVKKENHKLSSRGDQETKYKECQKNHAVSTGGHVVDGCCEFMPGGEEGTLGALKCAACSCHRSFHRKEVYEHINSTQELMSPAFYRSGSLHKAMIQSRGLYLPKKKRIRTKINEEQKEKMKEFAERLGWRILKKDEEEIDKFCRLVNLRRQVFKVWMHNNKQTMKRIGNTL comes from the coding sequence ATGGAGCATGGAGGAAAATGCAATGCAATTGCTTCCAAAACAAAAATCTCAACCAAAACCTTAGAGGCAAAACCACATACCAAATCTTATCCAAAAGCCAAACCCGGTTCAGATCCGACTTTACCTCCATTCTTGGTCAAGAAAGAAAACCATAAACTGAGCTCACGTGGCGACCAAGAAACCAAGTACAAGGAGTGCCAGAAGAACCACGCGGTCTCAACCGGAGGACACGTGGTGGACGGATGCTGCGAGTTCATGCCTGGAGGAGAAGAGGGCACACTCGGTGCGTTGAAATGCGCAGCCTGCAGTTGCCACCGGAGTTTTCACCGGAAGGAAGTCTACGAACATATAAATAGTACACAAGAGCTGATGTCTCCGGCGTTTTACCGCAGTGGCAGCTTGCACAAGGCGATGATACAATCACGTGGATTGTATCTTCCGAAGAAGAAGAGGATAAGGACGAAGATCAATGAAGAACAAAAGGAAAAGATGAAGGAATTTGCAGAGAGACTAGGGTGGAGGATCCTGAAGAAAGACGAAGAAGAGATCGATAAGTTTTGTAGGTTGGTGAATCTGAGAAGACAGGTTTTCAAAGTGTGGATGCATAATAACAAGCAAACAATGAAGAGGATCGGTAACACTTTGTAA
- the LOC106310290 gene encoding uncharacterized protein LOC106310290, translating to MFRAMSTRKVHGGYEKLVEDEPKLKRVTSVPASVYGNSRNPVQEEVKKTPTVKPTGGSVHPLLSFFDVRFQKKKKKTKKSLATAKPEFARYMAYVKEGGVWDPNSNAPVIHYR from the coding sequence ATGTTTAGAGCCATGAGCACCAGGAAAGTCCACGGCGGCTACGAAAAGCTCGTGGAAGATGAACCGAAGTTGAAGAGGGTCACGAGCGTTCCGGCTAGTGTTTATGGTAATTCAAGAAACCCGGTTCAAGAGGAGGTGAAGAAGACACCGACGGTGAAACCAACCGGTGGTTCTGTTCATCCCTTGCTAAGTTTCTTCGACGTACGTTTTCAGAAGAAGAAGAAGAAAACCAAGAAGAGTTTGGCCACGGCGAAACCAGAGTTTGCGAGGTATATGGCGTATGTTAAGGAAGGAGGTGTGTGGGATCCTAATTCTAACGCACCCGTGATTCATTACAGATAG
- the LOC106312791 gene encoding uncharacterized protein LOC106312791 produces MPTFSAIALDRMLEPGAASTSLNTLPTTKPPPISKLENGKGTFTRPQMSPALYATPDAIPLPNSPSSSSFPPSPYIINHKSRGPRLLKSSSEANVASQQKPLEGVTIGADVKVSPRRKSTSFSFPISEATEEDYANGVHALQVGTFSFDGNGNSELDNDLEWENNLPEPVTAKADKESESEDFYDPGESASFTSNTDAGEEGSHRLATPVGEFYDAWDELSSDSGMQSSVNNNETELREIRLSLLMEIEKRKQTEEALEQMQTHWQMLREQLGQVGVFVPIDPTASTNNMNLSEELRCQLEVARFVSDSLGRGMAKAEVEMEMEAMLETKNFEITRLSDRVHYYEAVNREMSQRNQEAIEVARRERQKRKMRQRWIWGSIAATITLGSAALAWSYIPASRPSSEASQTLKDD; encoded by the exons ATGCCTACTTTCTCTGCAATTGCTTTGGATAGAATGCTAGAGCCAGGTGCTGCTTCCACGTCTCTCAACACTCTTCCCACCACAAAGCCTCCACCAATATCTAAGCTGGAGAATGGCAAAGGCACCTTCACTCGTCCTCAGATGTCCCCGGCTCTCTACGCCACTCCTGATGCTATCCCACTACCTAACTCTCCATCCTCATCTTCTTTCCCACCGTCGCCTTATATCATCAACCACAAATCACGCGGCCCTCGCCTTCTGAAAAGCTCTTCCGAGGCTAATGTGGCTTCCCAACAGAAGCCCCTGGAAGGTGTTACTATCGGTGCAGATGTGAAGGTTTCACCTCGGAGGAAGTCCACCTCTTTCTCGTTTCCTATCAGCGAGGCTACTGAAGAGGATTATGCCAATGGTGTTCATGCTCTCCAAGTTGGAACCTTTAGTTTTGATGGTAATGGAAACTCGGAGCTGGATAATGATTTAGAATGGGAGAACAATCTTCCGGAGCCTGTCACTGCCAAAGCTGACAAGGAGAGTGAGTCTGAAGATTTCTATGACCCGGGTGAGTCAGCAAGCTTCACAAGCAACACCGATGCAGGAGAGGAAGGCTCACACAGACTTGCTACTCCTGTGGGAGAGTTTTATGATGCTTGGGACG AGCTATCAAGCGACAGTGGAATGCAGAGTTCAGTTAACAACAATGAAACTGAATTAAGAGAGATAAGGCTGAGTCTACTAATGGAAATCGAGAAGAGGAAACAGACGGAGGAGGCGCTGGAGCAGATGCAAACACACTGGCAGATGCTCCGTGAGCAGTTAGGGCAGGTTGGCGTGTTCGTTCCTATTGATCCAACCGCCTCCACCAACAACATGAACCTTTCAGAAGAACTACGCTGCCAGCTCGAGGTTGCTAGGTTTGTCTCCGACTCATTAGGAAGAGGTATGGCCAAGGCGGAGGTAGAGATGGAGATGGAAGCTATGCTTGAAACTAAGAACTTCGAGATCACGCGTTTGTCTGACCGTGTACACTACTACGAAGCTGTGAACCGAGAAATGTCTCAACGAAACCAAGAAGCCATAG AGGTGGCACGACGAGAGAGACAGAAGAGGAAGATGAGGCAGAGATGGATATGGGGATCAATTGCAGCAACCATTACCCTAGGAAGCGCAGCTTTGGCATGGTCTTACATTCCTGCGTCCCGACCATCATCAGAAGCATCACAGACTCTCAAGGATGATTAA
- the LOC106312792 gene encoding lipid phosphate phosphatase epsilon 1, chloroplastic codes for MTVLVKRFSSNALSEHWNELVSRGRIESIFNRLSKWVVSALFASIILLRHDGTALWAIIGSVSNSALSVFLKRLLNQARPATTSRTDPGMPSSHAQSISFISVFAVLSVMEWLGTNEVSLFLIMLILALGSYFIRLRFLRNSTQAIKW; via the exons ATGACCGTTTTAGTCAAGAGATTTAGTAGCAACGCTTTGTCGGAGCACTGGAACGAGTTGGTCTCCCGCGGTCGGATCGAATCCATCTTTAATCGTTTG AGCAAATGGGTTGTGTCTGCTCTATTTGCTTCCATCATTCTTCTGCGGCATGATGGTACTGCCTTGTGGGCAATCATTGGTTCCGTTTCGAATTCAGCTCTCTCTGTATTCCTCAAACGTTTACTTAACCAAGCGAGGCCTGCTACAACCTCGCGAACTGATCCTGGGATGCCATCTTCTCATGCCCAGTCCATATCCTTCATATCTGTGTTTGCGGTTTTGTCTG TTATGGAATGGCTTGGAACCAACGAAGTCTCTCTGTTCCTAATCATGCTCATCCTCGCATTGGGTTCATATTTT ATACGGTTAAGGTTTCTCAGAAACTCCACACAGGCAATCAAGTGGTAG